In one Mycobacterium sp. NBC_00419 genomic region, the following are encoded:
- a CDS encoding SMP-30/gluconolactonase/LRE family protein, which translates to MSAAGKPTIDPVRWQPPPVEPLPDFGPAELTIVAVPGDQPEDIVVDADGALWTGLVDGRVVRIDPDEGTTTLGTTAGRPLGMTVARDGRLLICTSPGGLVAMDRNTGEIAVVAESVAGRRLQFCSNVVELPDGTIYFTESTAKFRFEHFKGAIFESRGDGGLFRLDPDGTVSTVLENLYFANGLTPTVDGSALVFAETQARRLSKYWLSGPKAGTVTPLAVNLPGMPDNLSTGTDGRIWCAMVSARNAASDFLSPRSPRLRTLVWKLPDKLQPQIVPTVWAVAFDPDSGAAVSGVHMKHPNFGLVTGLVEREGRLWMATIGHSAVAHCALPS; encoded by the coding sequence GTGAGCGCCGCCGGGAAGCCGACGATCGATCCGGTCCGGTGGCAGCCGCCGCCGGTCGAGCCGCTGCCCGACTTCGGGCCGGCCGAGCTGACGATCGTCGCGGTGCCCGGTGATCAACCCGAGGACATCGTCGTCGACGCGGACGGCGCGCTGTGGACCGGTCTGGTCGACGGCCGCGTCGTCCGCATCGACCCCGACGAGGGCACGACGACCCTGGGGACGACGGCGGGCCGGCCGCTGGGGATGACGGTGGCCCGCGACGGACGGCTGCTGATCTGCACCAGTCCCGGCGGGCTGGTGGCAATGGACCGCAACACCGGCGAGATCGCAGTGGTGGCCGAGTCGGTGGCGGGCAGGCGTCTGCAGTTCTGCTCCAACGTCGTCGAATTGCCAGACGGCACAATATATTTCACCGAGTCCACGGCGAAGTTCCGCTTCGAGCACTTCAAGGGCGCGATCTTCGAGTCACGTGGCGACGGCGGATTGTTCCGGCTCGACCCGGACGGCACGGTCAGCACCGTGCTGGAGAACCTGTACTTCGCTAACGGCCTGACGCCGACGGTCGACGGGTCGGCCCTGGTGTTCGCCGAAACCCAGGCCCGGCGGCTGTCCAAGTACTGGCTGAGCGGGCCGAAGGCAGGCACCGTCACGCCCCTGGCGGTGAACCTGCCCGGGATGCCCGACAACCTGTCGACGGGTACCGACGGGCGGATCTGGTGCGCGATGGTGTCGGCGCGCAATGCCGCGTCGGACTTCCTGTCGCCGCGTTCGCCGCGGTTGCGCACATTGGTGTGGAAGTTGCCCGACAAGCTGCAGCCGCAGATCGTCCCGACGGTGTGGGCGGTCGCGTTCGACCCCGACAGCGGAGCCGCCGTGTCGGGCGTGCATATGAAGCATCCGAACTTCGGGCTCGTCACCGGATTGGTCGAGCGTGAGGGCCGGTTGTGGATGGCCACGATCGGGCATTCGGCGGTCGCGCACTGCGCGCTGCCAAGCTAA
- the trpS gene encoding tryptophan--tRNA ligase, with amino-acid sequence MSTSPRRVVFSGVQPTSDSLHLGNALGAIEQWLGLQDDYDAYFCVVDLHAITVPQDPATLRQRTLVTAAQYLALGIDPARATVFVQSHVPAHTELAWVLGCFTGYGQASRMTQFKDKSQKQGAEATTVGLFTYPVLMAADVLLYDTDLVPVGEDQRQHLELARDVAQRFNARFPDTFVVPEPMIPKVTAKIYDLQDPTAKMSKSAATDAGLISLLDDPKVSAKKIRSAVTDSEREIRYDVAAKPGVSNLLSIQSAVTGVDIDTLVAGYQGRGYGDLKKDTAEAVVEYVTPIQQRVDELLADPAELQAILAAGAQRAREVSAKTIGRVYDRLGFLPTSV; translated from the coding sequence ATGAGCACCTCACCGCGTCGCGTCGTTTTCTCCGGCGTCCAGCCAACCTCCGACTCCCTGCATCTGGGTAATGCGCTCGGCGCCATCGAGCAGTGGTTGGGCCTTCAGGACGATTACGACGCCTACTTCTGCGTGGTCGACCTGCACGCGATCACGGTGCCCCAGGACCCTGCGACACTGCGTCAGCGCACGCTGGTCACGGCGGCGCAGTATCTGGCACTGGGTATCGATCCGGCCCGGGCGACGGTCTTCGTGCAAAGTCACGTGCCGGCCCACACCGAGCTGGCCTGGGTGCTGGGCTGCTTCACCGGCTACGGCCAGGCCTCCCGGATGACCCAGTTCAAGGACAAGTCGCAGAAGCAGGGTGCCGAGGCCACCACCGTCGGGCTGTTCACCTACCCGGTGCTGATGGCCGCCGACGTGCTGCTCTACGACACCGATCTGGTTCCGGTCGGCGAGGACCAGCGCCAGCACCTCGAGCTCGCCCGCGACGTCGCGCAGCGGTTCAACGCCCGGTTCCCCGACACCTTCGTCGTCCCCGAGCCGATGATCCCGAAGGTGACGGCCAAGATCTACGACCTGCAGGACCCGACCGCCAAGATGAGCAAGTCGGCGGCCACCGACGCTGGGCTCATCTCGCTGCTCGACGACCCGAAGGTGTCGGCCAAGAAGATTCGGTCGGCGGTGACCGATAGCGAGCGGGAGATCCGCTACGACGTGGCAGCCAAACCCGGGGTGTCCAATCTGCTGTCCATCCAGTCCGCGGTGACCGGCGTTGACATCGACACCCTCGTGGCGGGCTACCAGGGCCGTGGCTACGGCGACCTCAAGAAAGACACCGCCGAGGCCGTCGTCGAGTATGTGACGCCGATCCAGCAGCGGGTCGACGAGCTGTTGGCTGACCCAGCTGAACTCCAGGCCATCCTGGCCGCCGGTGCCCAGCGTGCCCGTGAGGTGTCTGCCAAGACCATCGGACGGGTATACGACCGGTTAGGGTTTTTGCCGACGAGTGTGTAA
- a CDS encoding alpha/beta fold hydrolase: MAPRDPIHLGMGEPVLLLHPFMMSSYVWKDVAPRLAATGRFEVFAPSMAGHNGGPPTRSWFLDTATLADHVERQLDELGWDTAHIVGNSLGGWVAFELERRGRARTLTAIAPAGGWHRWSPVKYEIVAKFVAGAPVWLTALLLKERALRLPLARRAASVPISATPAGLSDTELTEIIDDVTHCRAYYQLLIKALLMPGLMELTETAIPTHLVVCERDRVLPHPRFTKHFLAHIPAIDKVTTLDGVGHIPMFEAPDRIVELIAGWADAHTTHRRADDRGA; this comes from the coding sequence ATGGCTCCACGCGATCCGATCCATCTGGGGATGGGTGAACCGGTCCTGCTGCTGCACCCGTTCATGATGTCGTCCTACGTGTGGAAGGACGTCGCGCCGCGACTGGCCGCCACCGGCCGCTTCGAGGTGTTCGCGCCGTCGATGGCCGGCCACAACGGCGGCCCACCGACGCGGTCCTGGTTCCTGGACACCGCCACACTGGCCGACCACGTGGAGCGCCAGCTCGACGAACTGGGTTGGGACACAGCGCATATCGTGGGCAACTCGCTGGGCGGCTGGGTGGCCTTCGAACTCGAACGGCGTGGCCGCGCCCGCACGCTGACCGCCATCGCGCCTGCGGGCGGCTGGCACCGATGGTCGCCGGTGAAGTACGAGATCGTGGCGAAGTTCGTCGCCGGCGCCCCAGTCTGGCTGACGGCGCTGCTACTGAAAGAGCGGGCACTGCGGCTGCCGCTGGCCCGGCGGGCCGCCAGCGTGCCGATCAGCGCGACGCCGGCCGGGTTGTCCGACACCGAGCTGACCGAGATCATCGACGACGTCACCCATTGCCGGGCCTACTACCAACTGCTGATCAAGGCGCTGCTGATGCCCGGGCTGATGGAGCTCACCGAGACCGCCATCCCGACCCATCTGGTGGTCTGCGAGCGTGACCGCGTCCTGCCGCACCCGCGCTTCACCAAGCACTTCCTGGCGCATATCCCCGCCATCGACAAAGTCACCACACTCGATGGCGTGGGCCATATTCCGATGTTCGAGGCACCGGACCGGATCGTCGAGCTGATCGCCGGCTGGGCCGATGCGCACACGACGCATCGGCGCGCCGACGACCGCGGAGCCTGA
- a CDS encoding D-alanyl-D-alanine carboxypeptidase family protein — translation MATSKTLLRSAAAIAAALCVVGTPAIAWAEPNAAPDPNTCPYKVATPPAVDSSEVPEAGDPPLPLPVPAKPVGGDALASCGVIVAPNTPPVPDDVSAESWVVADLDTGEIIAARDPHARHRPASIIKVLTAMQAINELPLNKMVEGTQDDANAEGTRVGVDVGGHYTVNDLLHGLLMHSGNDAAHALAAQIGGMDTAVQKINVLARKLGGADTRAATPSGLDGPGMSTSAYDIGLFYRYAWENPAFANIVATQKYDFPGHPAKPGDEGDHPGYELENDNQLLYNYPGALGGKTGYTDDAGQTFVGAAQRDGRRLVAVLLRGTRQPIAPWEQAAHLLDYGFATPPGTAVGTLIDPDPSLKPPKPDADAAKATAAPLIPAADAMPVRIGVAVIGTGIVFMLIMGARSINRRPVRGR, via the coding sequence ATGGCGACCTCGAAGACCTTGTTGCGCAGCGCTGCCGCGATCGCCGCGGCCCTCTGCGTCGTCGGCACGCCCGCGATCGCGTGGGCCGAGCCGAACGCAGCACCGGACCCCAACACCTGCCCGTACAAGGTGGCGACCCCGCCTGCTGTCGACTCCTCGGAGGTCCCCGAAGCCGGGGACCCGCCGCTGCCGCTGCCGGTGCCGGCCAAGCCGGTCGGCGGTGACGCGCTGGCCAGTTGCGGGGTGATCGTCGCACCGAACACGCCGCCGGTCCCCGACGATGTCTCAGCCGAGTCCTGGGTCGTCGCCGACCTGGACACCGGCGAGATCATCGCCGCGCGCGACCCGCACGCCCGGCATCGCCCCGCGAGCATCATCAAGGTGCTCACGGCTATGCAGGCGATCAACGAACTGCCGCTGAACAAGATGGTCGAGGGCACGCAGGACGACGCCAACGCCGAGGGCACCCGGGTGGGTGTCGATGTCGGCGGCCACTACACCGTCAATGATCTGCTGCACGGCTTGCTGATGCATTCGGGCAACGATGCCGCCCACGCGCTGGCCGCTCAGATCGGCGGCATGGACACCGCGGTACAGAAGATCAACGTGCTGGCTCGCAAGCTCGGCGGCGCCGACACCCGCGCGGCCACCCCGTCGGGTCTCGACGGGCCGGGCATGAGCACGTCGGCCTACGACATCGGGCTGTTCTACCGGTATGCCTGGGAGAACCCGGCTTTCGCGAACATCGTCGCCACGCAGAAGTACGACTTCCCCGGGCATCCGGCCAAGCCCGGCGATGAGGGAGACCACCCGGGCTACGAGTTGGAGAACGACAACCAGCTGCTCTACAACTATCCGGGGGCGCTCGGCGGCAAAACGGGTTACACCGACGACGCCGGCCAGACCTTCGTCGGCGCCGCGCAGCGCGACGGCCGCCGGCTGGTGGCGGTGCTGCTGCGTGGAACGCGTCAGCCGATCGCGCCGTGGGAGCAGGCCGCGCATCTGCTCGACTACGGGTTCGCCACCCCGCCGGGGACCGCGGTTGGCACGCTGATCGATCCCGATCCGTCGCTCAAGCCGCCCAAGCCCGATGCCGACGCCGCCAAAGCCACTGCCGCACCGCTGATCCCGGCGGCCGACGCGATGCCGGTGCGCATCGGCGTCGCGGTGATCGGCACGGGCATCGTGTTCATGCTGATCATGGGTGCACGCTCGATCAACCGCAGGCCGGTGCGCGGGCGGTAG
- a CDS encoding esterase/lipase family protein translates to MRTLTVLLSSLALLLAACGGGSGSGSEKRAASTAVVIVSGGDATSPFTTPDQACATGLAAGNTDTALREYLLKQGYTVYTSPAMNGRGQVTDQTGFGPFGVCPITLPENMTVNSTGSIDTAGEHLARFVNWLHTDKGVNEVDFVAHSMGGLYSRAAIRVLTSTSSPVKVRSLTTLGTPWQGSYLSDYANNLVPLTDCLGDKLCESAMKVFRDRVLQLMAGSGREVNQAFLMGKGGWNEFQSGVLDKIPVVLVGGKRFTKDGQVNPAVWPNDGLVALQSALAKDITDSVLPHRRCFTFDDTHSIFVSNAAGLEWKTAMTWDPQVFEVVHNAIEDAPKALDGPNREGCPS, encoded by the coding sequence GTGCGCACACTCACCGTTCTGCTGTCGTCGTTGGCGTTGCTCCTGGCGGCCTGCGGAGGCGGGAGCGGCAGCGGGAGCGAGAAACGGGCGGCCTCGACCGCGGTGGTGATCGTCTCCGGCGGCGATGCGACGAGTCCGTTCACCACCCCCGATCAGGCGTGCGCCACCGGGCTGGCGGCCGGCAACACCGACACCGCGCTGCGCGAGTATCTGCTCAAGCAGGGCTACACCGTCTACACCTCACCGGCGATGAACGGTCGCGGCCAGGTGACCGACCAGACCGGGTTCGGCCCGTTCGGGGTCTGCCCGATCACGTTGCCGGAGAACATGACGGTCAACTCGACGGGCAGCATCGACACCGCCGGTGAGCACCTGGCGCGCTTCGTGAACTGGCTGCACACCGACAAGGGCGTCAACGAAGTCGACTTCGTCGCCCACTCGATGGGCGGCCTCTACTCGCGGGCGGCGATCCGGGTGTTGACGTCGACGAGCTCGCCGGTGAAGGTGCGCTCACTGACCACGCTCGGCACCCCGTGGCAGGGCTCGTATCTCTCCGACTACGCCAACAACCTGGTTCCGCTGACCGACTGCCTGGGCGACAAGCTCTGTGAGTCGGCGATGAAGGTCTTCAGGGACCGGGTGTTGCAGCTGATGGCCGGGTCCGGGCGCGAGGTCAACCAGGCCTTCCTGATGGGCAAGGGCGGCTGGAACGAATTCCAGTCCGGGGTCCTCGACAAGATCCCGGTAGTGCTGGTCGGCGGCAAGAGGTTTACAAAGGACGGGCAGGTCAACCCCGCCGTGTGGCCCAACGACGGCCTAGTAGCCCTGCAAAGCGCGCTGGCCAAGGACATCACCGATTCCGTACTGCCGCATCGGCGCTGCTTCACCTTCGACGACACCCACAGCATCTTCGTCTCGAACGCGGCCGGGCTGGAATGGAAGACCGCGATGACGTGGGATCCGCAGGTGTTCGAGGTGGTGCACAACGCCATCGAAGACGCGCCGAAGGCGCTCGACGGGCCCAACCGGGAAGGCTGCCCGAGCTAG
- a CDS encoding exodeoxyribonuclease III gives MIVTTINVNGVRAAVRERSPENLGLLAWLSDTSSDVVCLQETRADDEQLAEALAPAVADGWHLASATPHLKGRSGVAVLSRAPFDAVRIGLPATEFELHGRYIEVDVGDTTVGSVYVHTGEAGTDRQLEKERFMSGMAKRMSELAADGRAAVICGDWNVAHTENDIKAWKANVKKAGFLPSERQWLTEVMESGWVDVMRRLHPDVAGPYSWWSWRGKAFDNDAGWRIDYHLASEALAARTVTGRVEKPAAYALRWSDHAPVTVEFES, from the coding sequence GTGATCGTCACGACCATCAACGTCAACGGGGTGCGCGCCGCGGTGCGTGAGCGCTCGCCGGAAAACCTGGGCCTGCTGGCCTGGCTGTCGGATACGTCTTCCGACGTGGTGTGCCTGCAGGAGACCAGGGCCGACGACGAGCAACTGGCCGAGGCGCTGGCTCCGGCGGTGGCCGACGGATGGCATCTGGCCTCGGCCACCCCGCATCTCAAGGGGCGAAGCGGGGTTGCGGTGTTGTCCCGCGCGCCCTTCGACGCGGTCCGGATTGGCCTGCCCGCAACAGAATTCGAACTTCATGGCCGCTACATCGAGGTCGACGTCGGGGATACGACGGTCGGCAGCGTGTACGTGCACACCGGCGAAGCCGGCACCGACCGGCAGCTGGAGAAGGAACGGTTCATGTCCGGCATGGCCAAGCGGATGAGCGAGCTGGCCGCCGACGGGCGTGCCGCGGTGATCTGCGGCGACTGGAACGTCGCGCACACCGAGAACGACATCAAGGCCTGGAAGGCCAACGTGAAGAAAGCGGGCTTTTTGCCCAGCGAGCGGCAGTGGCTCACCGAGGTCATGGAATCGGGCTGGGTGGACGTGATGCGGCGGCTACACCCCGATGTGGCCGGCCCGTACAGCTGGTGGTCGTGGCGGGGCAAGGCGTTCGACAACGACGCGGGATGGCGTATCGACTACCACCTGGCCAGCGAAGCCCTGGCGGCCCGGACGGTGACCGGACGGGTGGAGAAGCCGGCGGCGTACGCGCTGCGGTGGTCCGATCACGCGCCGGTGACCGTCGAATTCGAGTCCTAG
- the yhjD gene encoding inner membrane protein YhjD, with protein sequence MAQPAKPGILERLRARYHWLDHVIRAQGRYDKSKGDFYAAGITYYTIFALFPLLMVGFAAGGFILASQPELLSEIEDRIRATVSGDFGTQLVRLMESAIESRTSVGVIGLATASWAGLGWITNLREALTQMWGEQRGDPLGFVRTKLSDLLALLSVFVAIIVTIALTALGDPSLMTRVLEWFGVHDVPGLNTGLRVVSRLMSFGVSWLLFTWMIARLPRESISFRSSARAGLLAAAAFEIFKLVGSIYLRSVVHGPAGATFGPVLGLMVFAYITARLILFATAWAATSTAELRPEPVPAPAPAVISPRVGPDEGLSTRQWMGAMAVGALGGLGLSRLWRGR encoded by the coding sequence ATGGCGCAACCGGCCAAACCGGGCATCCTCGAGCGGCTGCGGGCCCGCTACCACTGGCTCGACCACGTGATCCGCGCCCAGGGTCGCTACGACAAATCCAAGGGCGACTTCTACGCCGCGGGGATCACCTACTACACGATCTTCGCGCTGTTCCCCCTGCTGATGGTGGGCTTCGCGGCCGGCGGCTTCATTCTCGCCAGCCAGCCGGAGCTGCTCAGCGAGATCGAGGACCGCATCCGGGCGACGGTCTCCGGTGACTTCGGGACGCAGTTGGTGCGGCTGATGGAGTCGGCGATCGAATCCCGCACGTCGGTGGGCGTCATCGGTCTGGCCACTGCGTCGTGGGCCGGGCTGGGCTGGATCACCAACCTGCGTGAGGCGCTGACCCAGATGTGGGGTGAGCAGCGCGGTGACCCGCTGGGATTCGTGCGCACCAAACTGTCCGACCTGCTGGCGCTGCTGTCGGTGTTCGTCGCGATCATCGTGACGATCGCGCTGACGGCGCTGGGTGATCCGTCGCTGATGACCAGGGTGCTGGAATGGTTTGGCGTGCATGATGTTCCCGGGCTGAACACCGGGCTGCGGGTGGTCTCGAGGCTGATGTCGTTCGGGGTGTCGTGGCTGTTGTTCACCTGGATGATCGCGCGGCTGCCGCGTGAGTCGATCAGTTTCCGCAGCAGCGCGCGCGCCGGCTTGCTGGCCGCGGCGGCGTTCGAGATCTTCAAGCTGGTGGGCTCGATCTATCTGCGGTCAGTTGTGCACGGCCCGGCCGGTGCGACGTTCGGGCCGGTGCTCGGTTTGATGGTGTTCGCCTACATCACCGCGCGGCTGATTCTGTTCGCCACTGCGTGGGCGGCGACGTCGACCGCGGAGCTGCGCCCCGAGCCGGTTCCCGCGCCCGCGCCGGCGGTCATCTCGCCGCGGGTGGGTCCCGACGAGGGGCTCTCGACGCGGCAGTGGATGGGCGCCATGGCAGTGGGGGCGCTTGGTGGACTGGGCCTTTCGCGGCTATGGCGGGGGCGGTAG
- a CDS encoding NADP-dependent isocitrate dehydrogenase, producing MSDEQPTIIYTLTDEAPLLATYAFLPILRTFVEPAGINVKSSDISVAARILAEFHDVLTEEQRVPDNLAELGALTQDPSANIIKLPNISASVPQLAAAIKELKTKGYNLPDYPDDPKTDEERKIKARYSKILGSAVNPVLREGNSDRRAPNAVKEYARKHPHSMGKWSQASRTHVATMKDGDFYHGEKSLTLDKARSVRMELKTSSGETIVLKPEVKLDAGDVIDSMFMSKKALIDFYEEQIEDAYKTGVMFSLHVKATMMKVSHPIVFGHAVKVFYKDAFAKHEALFDELGVNVNNGLSDLYDKIEALPASQREEIIEDLHKCHEHRPELAMVDSAKGISNFHSPSDVIVDASMPAMIRLGGKMYGADGRTKDTKAVNPESTFSRMYQEVINFCKTNGQFDPTTMGTVPNVGLMAQKAEEYGSHDKTFEIPQAGVADIVDNETGEVLVSQDVEEGDIWRMPIVKDAPIRDWVKLAVNRARVSGMPVVFWLDDERPHENELRKKVKTYLADYDTEGLEITILPQVWAMRYTLERLIRGQDTISATGNILRDYLTDLFPILELGTSAKMLSIVPLMAGGGMYETGAGGSAPKHVSQLVEENHLRWDSLGEFLAIGASLEDLGNKTDNAKAKLLATTLDTAVGKLLDDNKSPSRKTGELDNRGSQFYLALYWAGELAAQTEDAELAAHFAPLAKELVEKEDAIVTELNEVQGSHADIGGYYYPDPEKTAAVMRPSKTFNAVLESAKG from the coding sequence ATGAGCGACGAGCAGCCGACCATCATCTACACGCTCACCGACGAAGCGCCGCTGCTTGCGACGTACGCCTTCCTGCCGATCCTGCGCACCTTCGTGGAGCCGGCCGGGATCAACGTCAAGTCCAGTGACATCTCGGTTGCGGCCCGCATCCTGGCCGAATTCCACGACGTCCTCACCGAGGAACAGCGGGTGCCGGACAACCTCGCCGAGCTCGGCGCGCTCACCCAGGACCCGTCGGCCAACATCATCAAGCTGCCCAATATCAGCGCCTCGGTACCCCAGCTGGCGGCTGCCATCAAGGAACTGAAGACCAAGGGCTACAACCTGCCGGACTACCCGGACGACCCCAAGACCGACGAGGAACGCAAGATCAAGGCCCGCTACTCCAAGATCCTTGGCAGTGCGGTGAATCCCGTTCTGCGCGAGGGTAACTCAGACCGTCGCGCCCCCAATGCGGTCAAGGAGTATGCCCGCAAGCACCCGCACAGCATGGGCAAGTGGTCGCAGGCGTCGCGTACCCACGTGGCGACCATGAAGGACGGCGACTTCTACCACGGCGAGAAGTCGTTGACCCTGGACAAGGCGCGCAGCGTGCGAATGGAGCTCAAGACCTCCAGCGGTGAGACCATCGTGCTCAAGCCCGAGGTCAAGCTCGACGCCGGCGATGTCATCGACAGCATGTTCATGAGCAAGAAGGCGCTGATCGATTTCTACGAGGAGCAGATCGAGGACGCCTACAAGACCGGTGTGATGTTCTCCCTGCACGTCAAGGCGACCATGATGAAGGTCAGCCACCCGATCGTGTTCGGACACGCGGTCAAGGTGTTCTACAAGGACGCCTTCGCCAAGCACGAAGCCCTCTTCGACGAGCTCGGCGTCAACGTCAACAACGGTCTGTCCGACCTCTACGACAAGATCGAGGCACTGCCCGCCTCGCAGCGCGAGGAGATCATCGAAGACCTGCACAAATGCCACGAGCATCGGCCCGAGTTGGCGATGGTCGATTCGGCGAAGGGCATCTCCAACTTCCATTCGCCCAGCGATGTCATCGTCGACGCCTCGATGCCGGCGATGATCCGGCTCGGCGGAAAAATGTACGGCGCCGACGGCCGCACCAAGGACACCAAGGCCGTCAACCCGGAGTCGACGTTCTCCCGGATGTACCAGGAGGTCATCAACTTCTGTAAGACCAACGGTCAGTTCGATCCGACCACCATGGGCACCGTGCCCAACGTCGGTCTGATGGCGCAGAAGGCCGAGGAATACGGCAGCCACGACAAGACGTTCGAGATCCCGCAGGCCGGCGTCGCCGACATCGTCGACAACGAGACCGGCGAGGTGCTGGTGAGCCAGGACGTCGAAGAGGGCGACATCTGGCGGATGCCGATCGTCAAGGATGCGCCCATCCGGGACTGGGTCAAGCTGGCGGTCAACCGGGCGCGGGTGTCCGGTATGCCGGTGGTGTTCTGGCTCGACGATGAGCGTCCGCACGAGAACGAGCTGCGCAAGAAGGTGAAGACCTACCTCGCCGATTACGACACCGAGGGTCTGGAGATCACGATCCTGCCCCAGGTCTGGGCGATGCGGTACACCCTGGAGCGGTTGATCCGCGGACAGGACACCATCTCGGCCACCGGCAACATCCTGCGTGACTACCTGACCGACCTGTTCCCCATTCTGGAGCTGGGCACCAGCGCCAAGATGCTCTCCATCGTGCCGCTGATGGCCGGTGGCGGCATGTACGAGACCGGCGCGGGTGGTTCGGCACCCAAGCACGTCAGCCAGTTGGTGGAGGAGAACCACCTGCGCTGGGACTCCCTCGGCGAGTTCCTCGCCATCGGGGCCAGCTTGGAGGACCTCGGTAACAAGACCGACAACGCCAAGGCCAAGCTTCTCGCGACCACGCTGGACACCGCTGTCGGAAAGCTGTTGGACGACAACAAGAGTCCGTCACGTAAGACGGGCGAACTGGACAACCGGGGCAGCCAGTTCTATCTCGCGCTGTACTGGGCGGGCGAACTGGCGGCGCAGACCGAGGACGCCGAGCTGGCAGCGCACTTCGCTCCGTTGGCCAAGGAGCTGGTCGAGAAGGAAGACGCCATCGTCACCGAACTCAACGAAGTCCAGGGCAGCCACGCCGACATCGGCGGCTACTACTACCCGGACCCGGAGAAGACCGCGGCGGTGATGCGGCCGAGCAAGACGTTCAACGCCGTCCTGGAGAGCGCGAAGGGCTGA